Sequence from the Deltaproteobacteria bacterium genome:
CAGTTGATTGCAGACATAATCTATACCTTCCTGAATCCCCGTATCCGCTATGAGTAGACGATAGGACCCTATGGATGTCTTGAGAGATACCCCTCCAGCCGTCGCCTCTGCCCGACCAACCGGTCTCAGGCGGCTGTGGGAGGGTCTGTCCGTTATACTCGGCTCCAAGACCGCGACGATAGGCCTTCTCATCGTTGTCTTCTGGGTATTCGTGGCCGTTTTCGCACCGGTACTGACGCCCTATACACCAACGTACCAGGACTGGAAGGCTCCCAATCAGGGGCCGTCCAGGGCCCATCCTCTGGGTACCGATGAACTGGGAAGAGACCTATGGTCGCGCCTGATCTACGGTGCGCGGGTGGTCCTGGTGGTTCTGCCGGTTGCGGAAGGAACCTGGATTCCAGGGGGAACGGCCCTCTGGGGGGTCTTCGTCTCCCTCGTGATCGGCGCGACTCTCGGCCTATGTGCAGGATACCACGGGGGATGGATAGACGAGATCGTCATGCGGCTTCTCGATGCAATGATGTCGATACCCGTCATCCTCCTTTATCTGATCATCGTCGCGGCGATTGGAGCATCCGCCGTCAATGTGGTAATTGCTATTGCCATCGGGGGGACTCCAGGCATTGCCAGGCTCGTTCGGAGCCTGACCCTGGATATCCGTACGAGGGAGTATATAGGGGCGGCAGAGACACGGGGGGAGAGCGCCTGGTACATCATGTTCGTTGAGATCCTGCCCAACGCACGCGGTCCCATCATCATCGATGCCATGCTCAGGGTGGGTTATGCCATATTCGCTATGGGAACACTCGGTTTCTTGGGCCTCGGCCTTCCGCCCCCCTCACCTGACTGGGGGAGTATGGTTGCCAAGGGCCGGGAGTTCATCCTTGCGGGAAGCCCCTGGGCTGCTCTCTGGCCTTCGGTCGCCATCGCCTCGATTGTAGTGGGACTGAACCTTTTTGCCGACGGGCTCCGGGAAGAGTCGATGCGCTATCAGTAGAAGGGCCGGCGGAGGATACGATGGGCCACCCGGCTGGAGAGAGATCGGGCACGACTCCTGTTCTTGAAGTCGAGGATCTCTCCATCTCCTACGAGACGAGGAGAGGCGAGGTTCCCGCCGTTCGTAGGGTCTCGTTCAAGGCGCATAAAGCCCGGACAATCGGCCTGGTGGGGGAGTCCGGCTGCGGAAAGAGTACGGTTGCCTTTGGCATCGTCGACTTTCTCGGCCCCAATGGCCGGATCGTGGGGGGATCTATCCGATTCCAGGGTATGGACATCGTCGGTCGTTCCAGAGAGGAACTGCGTGAACTGAGGGGAAACCGGATAGCCATGGTCTATCAGGATCCAATGCAGGCCCTCAACCCATCGATTCGGATAGGCGAACAACTGGCCGAGGTCCTGGTCTTTCACCGGCACATGCCGAGACAGCATGCCTGGACACGGGCAGTGGAGATGCTCGAACGAGTCCACATGCCTGATCCGGCGCATGTGATGGATCGCTATCCCCATCAGATATCCGGGGGCCAGCAGCAACGGGTGGTCATAGCAATGGCGCTCCTCAACAACCCTTCCCTGCTCATCATGGACGAGCCGACCACGGCTCTCGACGTGACCGTGGAGGCCGCGGTTCTCGATCTGGTCGAGGAACTCAGGGAGGATTTTGACGCGGCAATCATCTACATCACCCACAACCTCGGGGTGGTGGCCCGGGTAAGTGACTACATCTCGGTCATGTACGCCGGAGAAGTGGTCGAGCAGGGATCAGCCCCGGAGATTTTCGGCAACCCTCGCCATCCCTATACCCAGGGACTCATGCGGTGTGTACCCAAGCTTGGAGCCAGCAAGGCCACTGCGACTCTCTATCCCATTCGGGGCCGGGTGCCCGCACCAGGAGACCGGCCCCGACACGCCTGTATCTACGAGCCTCGCTGCGATTACGCTACGGAACAATGCCGCTCAATGCACCCTGAGCTCCGGGAGGTGACTTCCACACACAAGACGCGTTGCTTCCACGCCGAGAGGATCGACCCCAATAGGGCGATCCCTCCGGTGGATCGGCAGACCCGGCCCGTGGGCTCAAAGACCTGCGGCCTGCAAGGAAAGTACGTGCTTAGAGTTCAAAACCTCAAGGCTTACTATCGGCAGGAATCGAAATCGGTTCTCGCCCTGTTGGGCCTGGCAAGAGAGAGGTACATCAAGGCTGTGGACGATGTGAGCCTCAATGTAGCCGGGTCCGGAACCCTCGGTATTGTCGGGGAATCGGGTTGTGGAAAGACCACCCTGGTCAAAGCCGTCATCGGCCTGGAGAAGATCGACGACGGCAGGGCGGAATTCCTGGGGTTCGATCTGACCGAGCCCCTCGGGAGGCGAGACATAAAACTCATCAGAGAAATGCAGATGGTCTTTCAAAATCCTGATTCCACTCTCAATCCTTCTTACTCCGTGGGCAAGCAGATCGCCAGGCCCTTGAAACGGTTCAATGTCGTCCCCCGAGACCGGGTCAGAGAGCGGGTGGTTGAACTTCTCCGCGCTGTTCACCTCGACGCCTACTACTACGAACGGCTCCCCCGCCAGTTGAGTGGAGGGGAGAAACAGCGTGTTGGAATCGCTCGTGCCCTTGCGAGTCGGCCTGGCTTGATCATATGCGACGAGCCTGTCTCGGCCCTGGACGTCTCGGTTCAGGCGAGTGTGCTCAATCTGCTACTCGACCTCCAGGCGGAGCTCGGAACAACCATCATCTTTATCGCCCATGATCTCAGTGTGGTACGCTTCCTCTCCGATTACATAGCAGTCATGTACCTGGGACAGATCATGGAGGCGGGCCCCGCAGAGGCCATCTATGCGCCACCCTACCATCCTTACACCGAGGCGCTTCTCTCAGCGGTGCCGATCCCAGATCCCAGGATCAAGCAGAAACGGATAAGGCTCCAGGGGGCCGTGCCGAGTGCACTCGATCCCCCGCGGGGTTGTCCTTTTCATACCCGCTGTCCCAGGCGGACCATGCTCCCTGAGAACGGAAGGATCTGCGAGGTGGAAAAGCCTCCGTGGCGTGAGGCCGGAACGGATCACCGCATCTTCTGCCATATCCCTCTCCAGGAGTTGAGCGGACTGGAACACGTGGTCCACCCCATGCGGTCCTGACCATAAGAGGTCTGCCTTTGATGGCGAGAAAGGATCAAGGACTTGACACAGACCCCAGGTATGATACCCTCGAATTGGAATGGAAGAACCGCAAGTCCTTGCAGGGAGTAGACCGCTACAACGATTCCAGGGAGTGGAAGGGGGTGGAAAGACCGATTGAGGAAAGGGAGGCAAAATCTCTTTTGAGGAAGGAGGGGAACATGGAAAAAGAGAAAGCAATGCATCCAAGGATCTCTGAGCTGGCCGAATACCTGCGACAGGGCAAGTTGACCCGGCGAGAATTCGTTCGCTACGCTGTTCTTCTGGGGATGTCGGCAGGGGCGGCGAGCCAGATGGCGGGGCTGCCATGGCCGAGACGGGCCTCTGCCGGTGCGGCGAAATACGGGGGTACCCTGAGAGTATCCTCTTCGGTCCAAAAGGTTACCCATCCTGCCCAGTTCTCGTGGATAAGCCCTTCCAACCAGCTGCGCCAGGTGGCCGAGTACCTGACCTTTACCGATAAAGACAACATCACCCATCCCTATTTGCTCGAAGGGTGGGAGGCCAGCGAGGATCTGAAGGAATGGACCCTATCTCTTAAGAGGGGGATCAGGTTCAACAACGGCGATGAGTTTACAGCAGAGGACGTGGTCTTTTCGATCAATCAATGGCTCGACAAGGACGTGGGATCATCTCTCCTGGGCATGATGGGGACATATCTCGACCGGACCGGAATCGAACAGGTGGACAGATACAAGGTCAAGCTTCATCTCAAGCGGGCTGAAATCGCCGTGCCCGAACACCTTTTTCACTACCCTGCCTTGATTCTCAATCACCGGACCTTCCAGGGCGACTTCATCAAGGCCCCGCACGGGACCGGGCCGTACACCCTGGAGCTCTATCGGGAGGGAGAACGGTGTGTTCTCCGGCGGCGGAACGACTACTGGCAAAAAGGGCTCCCATACATGGACGGCATGGAATTCATCGACATGGGCACCGAGATGGCTCCCCAGATCGCGGCGATCCAGGCCGGGGAGATAGACATGATCGACCTGGGCGACGCAACCGGAACAGACGTCTACCAAGCCCTCAAGGGCGCCCCCGAAATCAACGTCCAGCCCATTGCCACAGCCCAGACACGGGTTCTCCGCATGCGAGTGGATATGAAGCCGTGGTCGGACAACCGAGTTCGAATGGCTCTCAAGCTCTGCCAGCATAGGGAAAAGATCCTGGGGCTGGCCTACTTCGGGCAGGGCCTTGAGGGGCAGGATTTCCACGTATATCCAAAACATCCCGAGTACTGCAAGAAGCCGATTCCCCCCTACCAGCCTGAGAGGGCCAGGACTCTCCTCAAAGAGGCAGGCTACCCGAAGGGGCTTGATGTGAATCTCGCCGTGGGCAGCGACTGGACAGACATCGTACGATATGCAGAGATCCTGAAACAAGACGCCACACCGGCGGGCTTCAGGATCCATATTCAGACCATGCCCACGAGCCAGTACTGGGAGAAATGGACCGAGGTCGATCTGGGCATAACACCCTGGACCCATCGACCCCTCGGCACCATGGTGTTGAACTTGGCCTACATCGCGGATGATTCCGGGAAACCTGTGCCGTGGAACGAGACGCGCTGGGTCGATGAGGAGTTCTCCACCTTGCTCAAGGAGGCAAACGGAACCCTCGATGTGGAAAAACGGCGTAAGATTTTCTGCAGGTTGGAGCAAATCCAATGGGAGCGCGGCTCTGTGGGCATCGCTTACTGGCGGAACAACTGGTTCGTTACCCAAAAAAGGGTGAAGAATGTCAAACCCCACCCTACCGGGTACATGCTTTTCAACACCGTGTGGCTGGAAAAACAGGCGTAGGAGGAATCAGGAAGACAGGGTGGAGACCAGGGCACTCGAGTTGCGGTGGAACAGGGAAGATGTTTCACGTGAAACATGGAGGTGCTTCACTAGGTCATCCGCCTTCCCTTTTCTCTGATCCGTTGCTGGAGTCTCTTCTTCAGAGCGGCCAAGTCGTCCCAGGAGAATCCCTCCCAAGCACAGGGAAGAATCGAATTGTTCTGAAGGAGCGGCTCTGTTTCAATGTCGTATGCCGACGACCGTACCGCTTCTTCCCACAGGGCCGTACCCGGGATCGGGGAGTACTCCGCAATCTTCGGCACAGCCCCCCACTGCCACACCCTCTCTATCCCCTCTTCCACCTCCTGCCAAGGCTGTCCCGGAAGCCCGGCCATGAGATAGACACCGATCGCATCCCTGTCAAACCCCGCCCCCCTCAGGTATTCGATCGCCAGCCTCACGTCCTCCCCATCCACCTTGCCACCGGTCCCAACCTGCCGGGCAGAGTCGATCGTCTCGAGACCAAGCCGGATAGTTTTGAAACCCGACCGAAACATCAGGCGGCTCACCTCCCTCGTCACGCCCCTCGCATGAACCCCGTTAGGGAGGTGGAAACGACATTCGATCTTCCTCCGCAGAATCTCTTCCACCATCGGCACGAAGTGCGACTCTCCGCCAACAAGCAGCGCATCGTCATAGAAGACAATGTCCCGTACCCCGTACCGCCCTACCCAATGGGCAATCTCTTCCACCACCTCCTCCGGTTCCCTCTGAACGAATTCCCCCGCCAGCAGAGACGCCGCACAGTACGCGCACCGATACGGGCATCCCCGAGAACAGGACACAGCCACCGCCTTCAAATCGCCGTACAGATCAAAGGCAGGATACCACGGCCGCCCAATACCCCGCGAATCGACATCCAGAATGCCCTCGACCATCGCTGCCGCCGCCTCGATTCCTCCCCCTTCAAACACATAGTCCGCCCCCGAAAACGCCATGGAGTGCTCATGGCAAAGAGCCGCGTAGACCCCCCCGAGCACCACCGGCACCCCAGGAAAAGCCTCCCTCACGAGTTCGATAGCACGGAAAGGTCCTGGATACCAGTACGTCATCATCGAGGTGACCAGAACCACATCAGGCCGCCCAAAGAAAACCAGACCACGCCAAAAGGACCTCTCCCTTATCCCATAGCGGCTGTAAGTCCTCGGCACGTTTCTCAACACCTCCGGCTTCTCCACCGGCTCCTTCATAAACTTGCCGCATTGGTAGGCCCTTCTCCGGGGCAGCCTCCCCTCACCCCTTTCAACCCACGGACTGGCCGGATCAAGACAATCGATCAGAAAAACCCGATGGCCCCGAGCCCTCAGGTACCCTCCGAGGCTCAGCAGACCCAGTGGCTTCACCCAGAGATCGTAGGCCGCAAAATCATAGATCCAGGGATTGATCAGAAGAATCCTCTTTTCACCTCCACCCATCCAGACCGCCTCCCCGGATGTTTCACGTGAAACACCGGTCCTCTCACTTTCCTATGCAGAAGCGACCAAAGATCTCGTCCAACACCTCCTCGGACACCCCCTCTCCAACAATCTCCCCCAGTCTCTCGAGCGCACTCCGAATTTCCACGGCCACGACCTCTGGGAACACCCCACCCTGGATCCCTTTCCTCGCCCTGGCCACTGCCCCCGCAGCTTCCTCCAGTTTCTCCTTATGCCGCGCTTCCATGATCACGCTCCTGCCTTCCCTCCCTCCCACCCATCCCTCCATGGCCCTGCCACACACCGCTTCCCTCAGCCTCCCTATCCCCTCCCCCGTACGAGCGGAAACCTCCACTGCCTCGGCTCCCGGAAAGGCCGACCCCAACTCCTCCACCGTCACCCTCCGGGGCAGATCGAGTTTGTTCAATACGACCATATACCTCCTATCCCGCACCAAGTCGAAAATCCTCCGGTCCTCGGCAGAAAGCCGCCTACTCCCATCCACAACCACCAGCAACAAATCCGCCTCCTCCACCACCCGCCTCGTCCGCCTTACCCCTTCCTTCTCGACCTCGTTCCTCCATCTCCGCAGCCCGGCCGTGTCGGCAATCCTCAACATCAATCCACAGATCCTGACCGTCTCCTCGATTACGTCCCTCGTAGTCCCGGCAACCCGCGTCACGATTGCCCTCTCATCACCAACCACTGCGTTGAGCAGGCTCGACTTTCCCACATTCGCCCTCCCTACGATCCCAACCAAAGCCCCTTCCCGCAACACCCTCCCCTGATCGAAAGACAACACCAACTCCTCCAACCGCGAATCCACCCTCTCCAGGTCTCTCTCGATCCCGCCTGCGTCCACATCGCCGACATCCTCTTCCGGAAAGTCAAGACCCGCCTCAATCTCGGCCAGCACTCCCAGCAGCAGACCCCTCACTTCCCCGATCTCCCCCGAAAGCCTCCCCCGCAACTGCTCGCTTGCCACTCTCAGCCCGGCCTCCGTCCTCGCCCTTATCGTCTCGATAACCGCTTCGGCCTGTACCAAGTCGATCCTCCCATTCAGGAACGCCCTCTTGGTAAACTCCCCGGGCTCCGCAAGCCGAGCCCCCTGCTCCAGCACGCACTCGAGGATCCTTCCAAGAACAAGAAACCCTCCGTGGCACTGAATCTCTACCACATCCTCTCTGGTATAGCTTCTCGGTTTCCCCATAAACAGGACCAGAACCTCATCGATGACCCCACCATCGGCCGGATCCAATATCTCCCCGTAATACACCCTGTGGGATTCAAGACACCTCCTCCCCCCCTTTGGCCGGAAAAGGCGAGAGACCACGGCCACGGCCTCGGGGCCACTCACCCGCACTATTCCGATCCCGCTCTCCCCCGGGGGAGTCGATATGGCGGCGATGGTATCCAGCTCAGAAGGAATTGTCATCGAGCAGCAAGAACACGGCACCCTTTGGTGCTCATCCTAAATGGCGAGAACGGCCAGGCCTTCCGGCCCGCCATCTGTTCGGCGAGAAAGTTGAATCTTCCGCCCTCCCTCAGAAGGCCCCCCTCCAATCGTCACTCACCACAGTGTAACAGACCTCAATCTCCCCTATCCCTCTCCAGACCTTCCCTCCTCGGACGAATGAGGAGTTTCTTGTAATACCCGTCCCCCCTGCTTTCCGTCTCCAAAAGCTCATCCTCCCTAAGGGCCATATGAATAATCCTCCGATCCCGGGGGTTGAAGACCCCTGCCACCATAGGCCTCCTCTTCCTCTTCACCTTTTCACCAAGCCGGAACGCGAGGTTTTCCAGAGCCTCAGCCCGCCGTTTTCTGTATTCCTCCGCATCGAGGACGATCCTCCTCCCCTCACCGAACCGGCGCTGGTAGATCTTGGTCAGCAGGTATTGAACAGCGTCGAGCGTCCTGCCGTGCTTGCCGATCAACACCCCTGTATTGTTCCCCTTCACATAGAGGCGGATCTCCTCCCCTGTCTCCGCCCCCACGACTTCGGCATCGATTCCCATACGAAAAACTATCCCCTCAAGAATGCACCGGATGTACTCGGTTCTCCCCTCCTGCCGCTTCTTTTCAAACTCCTCCAGAATCCTCCCACCCTCCACATCGGCCCTCTCTCCCAGTGACCTCACAGGATACGCATCGAGCCTCTCCCCGGTCCGTTCCGGCCTCTCTTCACGACTCTCGTCCCGTTCCTTCTCGTGCCCTTCCATCTCCCTCTCTCCTTACCTCCCCTTCTTCCTCGTATAGTACTGCTCACCGATAGAGAGAACATTCTGCACAAACCAGTATAACACCAACCCGGACGGAAAGCTGAGAAAGATAAATATGAACATGATCGGCATGATCATCATCATCTTCGCCTGTCGAGGATCTCCACCCGTCGGAGTCATCCTCTGTTGTATCACCATGGAAACCCCCATGAGCAGCGGCAGCGGCCCTACCGGTGTGTGTCCCAGCAGCGGGAGAGGCAACTCGTCCACAAAAAAACTGTCAGCCGCCGCCAGATCACGAATCCACAGAACAAAAGGAGCATGCCGCAGATTGAAGAACAGCGGAAGAGCCTTGTACAAAGCGATCAGGAAGGGAAACTGCACCAGCATAGGCAGGCACCCCCCTACCGGGTTCACCTTCCGTCTCTTGTAAAGAGCCATCATCTCCTGGTTCAGCCGCTGCTTGTCGCCCTTGTACTTCTCCTGGAGCATCTTCATCTCCGGCTGGATCTTCTGCATTTCCTGCATCGACCTGTAGCTCTTTCTGCTCAGAGGCCAGAAGATCACCTTCAGGAGAATGCTCAGGATAACGATATCTACCCCGTAATTCCCCGTCACCCTGTGGGTCCACCCTAGAATCCGCAGCAGGACCTTCTCGATCCCCCCAAGGTACTTTCCGAAGTTGATCACCTTTTCCGCCTCAACATCAAGATCCCTCAAGAGTTCCGGCAACTTGGGCCCAAGATACAAGAGAAAACCGTACCTGCGATCCTTTCCCGGCTCCACCTCCCGATTCTGGAAAGTCAGAGTACTCTCGAATCCCACCCCCTGGCTGCCCGGGGCCTCTATCTCATGAACCGAAACCTCTATACCTTTCCTCTCACGGGGCACTATCAGCGAGACAAAGTAGTTCCCCTCAGAAGGCCGACCCGGAGGGGGAGAGGTGTTCTCCGCAGCCATCCACTTTACATCCCCGGAAAAGACCTTACCCTTCTTGATCTCCCGAACGCTCAGCCTGTCCACAGACTTCCCGGCAAGAACCGATGGACCCGCAAAAGTATACCGGCCACCCCCTTTCACCACTCCCCGCCAGATGAGCCTTACCCCCGGTTCAACGGGCGTCCCACCCCTGTTGATTATCTCCACATCCAGGTCGACCCTGTACTGGCCGCCATAGAACCTATACCGCTTCAGAATCTCCAACCCCTCCCCGGTCTTCCCAAGGAAGACAATCGATCCGTCCTCCCCACTCGCAAGCGAGATCGAAGAGGCATTCACATCAAAGACCGGCTGTTTGATACTCCTTCCACCCAGCTCCACCCCGACCTCGAGCGGCAGGTCCTTCAGGCTCCTCATCGAGACCATCTCAACCGGTTCCGGGGGTCTCACCGGCTTTCTCCTCCACAGAACAACGGTCTCAACGCTATCCATGTACTTCTTGAGCCTCCAGCTCTTAAGCCTCCCGCCCGCCGTCGTAAAAACCGCCCTGTAAAGAGGGGTCTCCACCACCACATCCTGAACCCTTACTTCTCCCCCCCCGGAATATTCCAGGATCTCCCCGCCAGTCCGCGCTCCTTCGGCTTCCTCTACCCTTGCTCCCTGAAACCCCTTCTCCTCCACGACCGGCTTCTTCTTGGGAGGAGGCATAAACACTACTTGCCAGATCAGGATCACGATCATGGATAGAATAATGGCGATTATTGCCCGCTTGTCCATAAATCTGCCTCTGGCCTTGCGCTCACTTCACTCTCAGATGGGATCATAACCCCCAGGATGAAAGGGGTGACACTTCAGAAGCCTCTTCAGTGCCAGCCAAAGTCCCTTTGCCACCCCGAACTTCCTCAGAGCCCCAATGGCATAGCTCGAACACGACGGTTCGAACCGACAGGTAGGTCCGAAAAGAGGAGAGATAAAGATCTGGTAAACCCTAATTATCCCGACAAGAAGCTTCGCAACCATACCGGTATTCAGAACGGCACAACCCACTGTGCAGCCCCTACAGCACGCCTCCCAGCTCTCTCTCGATGTCCCAGTACTTGCCCACCCGAATCCCCGGCCTCGCAATCACGACGATATCCTTGGGCTTACCCATCCGCCACCGGTTGAGCCGGAAGAATTCCCTGATGAGCCTCTTGATTCTGTTTCTCGTCACAGCATCTCCGACCTTCTTGCTCACCACGATACCGATTCTCGACCGCTCCTCACGGCCCTCGCACCAGACCACCGTGAAACGCCCTGTCCGCACTCTCCGCACATTCCGGCCCCTGAGGAGAAAATCACGCCTCGTGAGAAGCCGAAAACGCTTCGGAAAGCCATATCTCTTCAACTCGGCCAAACACCACCTAAACGGTCAGCCTCTTCCGCCCCTTGGCCCTTCTCCTTTTCAAAACTCTCCTTCCGCCCTTAGTGCTCATCCTGGCCATGAAACCATGGGTTCTTCTTCTCTTTATGTTGCTAGGCTGAAAGGTCCTCTTCATCGCTATTCACCTCTCGGTCAACCAAAAACTAAATAAACACCATAAATCCACGCCCTTGTCAAGTCCAGCCACGCCGAATCTCTCCCTTTCCCCCGATCCTCCCATCGCTGCCATCAGACCGCCCCCCCCGGCCTGCCAATCCAGGCGAAGACAGCCGTCAATCCTTCACAGACCATCCTATCCTACCACTTCGCGCCCCCTGGGTTCAATCCAACTCCGCCGGCCTCTTCCCCCTCCCGACCCCCCGGACCTACCCAAACCCCGCCAGCCACCTTCGACAGGCTCACCCCCTCACCCAAGGACCAGACCAAGGAGAGCATTCCCCTTCAAAATCCGAAGGTCCCCTTAGAAGTCAGCACATCCTCCTAGATATGCCTGGAAAAATCCTCCGACTCATCCCCCAAAAAAACAGCTTGAATTTTCGCTCTCCCATTGCTATACTATATTGTGGCCTTACCAGATCGGTATTTGCCGGCTCACTTCAGATAGGGAAATCCTTTAGTCGGTCATTATTCCCCACAGTCTCCATTTTATCCACAGATGTGGAATTCTCTGTTCATAGACCGAGTCATGGGGAAACCTTCATAAAGCTTAGGGGTCTTAACTTTCCCTGGTCCCACTGAAATAGAATTTCCTGGAACCGTTCTTCTTCCGGGCAGAATCCATGAACGAACTTTGGCAAAAGGTTCTCCTCTCTCTCAAGCAGAAAATCACGCCCCAGAGCTTCGAGACCTGGATAAAGCCGATAAAACCCCTCGCGGTTCACCACAACCAGCTCGAAATCGAGGTGCCGAACCGTTTCTTCAGGGACTGGATTCACGACAACTACCTCTCCCTGATCGAGACCTTGCTTTTCGAGCAGACTCAAGAGCAGTTCA
This genomic interval carries:
- a CDS encoding ABC transporter permease, which gives rise to MDVLRDTPPAVASARPTGLRRLWEGLSVILGSKTATIGLLIVVFWVFVAVFAPVLTPYTPTYQDWKAPNQGPSRAHPLGTDELGRDLWSRLIYGARVVLVVLPVAEGTWIPGGTALWGVFVSLVIGATLGLCAGYHGGWIDEIVMRLLDAMMSIPVILLYLIIVAAIGASAVNVVIAIAIGGTPGIARLVRSLTLDIRTREYIGAAETRGESAWYIMFVEILPNARGPIIIDAMLRVGYAIFAMGTLGFLGLGLPPPSPDWGSMVAKGREFILAGSPWAALWPSVAIASIVVGLNLFADGLREESMRYQ
- a CDS encoding ABC transporter ATP-binding protein; the encoded protein is MGHPAGERSGTTPVLEVEDLSISYETRRGEVPAVRRVSFKAHKARTIGLVGESGCGKSTVAFGIVDFLGPNGRIVGGSIRFQGMDIVGRSREELRELRGNRIAMVYQDPMQALNPSIRIGEQLAEVLVFHRHMPRQHAWTRAVEMLERVHMPDPAHVMDRYPHQISGGQQQRVVIAMALLNNPSLLIMDEPTTALDVTVEAAVLDLVEELREDFDAAIIYITHNLGVVARVSDYISVMYAGEVVEQGSAPEIFGNPRHPYTQGLMRCVPKLGASKATATLYPIRGRVPAPGDRPRHACIYEPRCDYATEQCRSMHPELREVTSTHKTRCFHAERIDPNRAIPPVDRQTRPVGSKTCGLQGKYVLRVQNLKAYYRQESKSVLALLGLARERYIKAVDDVSLNVAGSGTLGIVGESGCGKTTLVKAVIGLEKIDDGRAEFLGFDLTEPLGRRDIKLIREMQMVFQNPDSTLNPSYSVGKQIARPLKRFNVVPRDRVRERVVELLRAVHLDAYYYERLPRQLSGGEKQRVGIARALASRPGLIICDEPVSALDVSVQASVLNLLLDLQAELGTTIIFIAHDLSVVRFLSDYIAVMYLGQIMEAGPAEAIYAPPYHPYTEALLSAVPIPDPRIKQKRIRLQGAVPSALDPPRGCPFHTRCPRRTMLPENGRICEVEKPPWREAGTDHRIFCHIPLQELSGLEHVVHPMRS
- a CDS encoding ABC transporter substrate-binding protein; this translates as MARKDQGLDTDPRYDTLELEWKNRKSLQGVDRYNDSREWKGVERPIEEREAKSLLRKEGNMEKEKAMHPRISELAEYLRQGKLTRREFVRYAVLLGMSAGAASQMAGLPWPRRASAGAAKYGGTLRVSSSVQKVTHPAQFSWISPSNQLRQVAEYLTFTDKDNITHPYLLEGWEASEDLKEWTLSLKRGIRFNNGDEFTAEDVVFSINQWLDKDVGSSLLGMMGTYLDRTGIEQVDRYKVKLHLKRAEIAVPEHLFHYPALILNHRTFQGDFIKAPHGTGPYTLELYREGERCVLRRRNDYWQKGLPYMDGMEFIDMGTEMAPQIAAIQAGEIDMIDLGDATGTDVYQALKGAPEINVQPIATAQTRVLRMRVDMKPWSDNRVRMALKLCQHREKILGLAYFGQGLEGQDFHVYPKHPEYCKKPIPPYQPERARTLLKEAGYPKGLDVNLAVGSDWTDIVRYAEILKQDATPAGFRIHIQTMPTSQYWEKWTEVDLGITPWTHRPLGTMVLNLAYIADDSGKPVPWNETRWVDEEFSTLLKEANGTLDVEKRRKIFCRLEQIQWERGSVGIAYWRNNWFVTQKRVKNVKPHPTGYMLFNTVWLEKQA
- a CDS encoding radical SAM protein, encoding MGGGEKRILLINPWIYDFAAYDLWVKPLGLLSLGGYLRARGHRVFLIDCLDPASPWVERGEGRLPRRRAYQCGKFMKEPVEKPEVLRNVPRTYSRYGIRERSFWRGLVFFGRPDVVLVTSMMTYWYPGPFRAIELVREAFPGVPVVLGGVYAALCHEHSMAFSGADYVFEGGGIEAAAAMVEGILDVDSRGIGRPWYPAFDLYGDLKAVAVSCSRGCPYRCAYCAASLLAGEFVQREPEEVVEEIAHWVGRYGVRDIVFYDDALLVGGESHFVPMVEEILRRKIECRFHLPNGVHARGVTREVSRLMFRSGFKTIRLGLETIDSARQVGTGGKVDGEDVRLAIEYLRGAGFDRDAIGVYLMAGLPGQPWQEVEEGIERVWQWGAVPKIAEYSPIPGTALWEEAVRSSAYDIETEPLLQNNSILPCAWEGFSWDDLAALKKRLQQRIREKGRRMT
- the mnmE gene encoding tRNA uridine-5-carboxymethylaminomethyl(34) synthesis GTPase MnmE; the encoded protein is MTIPSELDTIAAISTPPGESGIGIVRVSGPEAVAVVSRLFRPKGGRRCLESHRVYYGEILDPADGGVIDEVLVLFMGKPRSYTREDVVEIQCHGGFLVLGRILECVLEQGARLAEPGEFTKRAFLNGRIDLVQAEAVIETIRARTEAGLRVASEQLRGRLSGEIGEVRGLLLGVLAEIEAGLDFPEEDVGDVDAGGIERDLERVDSRLEELVLSFDQGRVLREGALVGIVGRANVGKSSLLNAVVGDERAIVTRVAGTTRDVIEETVRICGLMLRIADTAGLRRWRNEVEKEGVRRTRRVVEEADLLLVVVDGSRRLSAEDRRIFDLVRDRRYMVVLNKLDLPRRVTVEELGSAFPGAEAVEVSARTGEGIGRLREAVCGRAMEGWVGGREGRSVIMEARHKEKLEEAAGAVARARKGIQGGVFPEVVAVEIRSALERLGEIVGEGVSEEVLDEIFGRFCIGK
- a CDS encoding KH domain-containing protein gives rise to the protein MEGHEKERDESREERPERTGERLDAYPVRSLGERADVEGGRILEEFEKKRQEGRTEYIRCILEGIVFRMGIDAEVVGAETGEEIRLYVKGNNTGVLIGKHGRTLDAVQYLLTKIYQRRFGEGRRIVLDAEEYRKRRAEALENLAFRLGEKVKRKRRPMVAGVFNPRDRRIIHMALREDELLETESRGDGYYKKLLIRPRREGLERDRGD
- the yidC gene encoding membrane protein insertase YidC; its protein translation is MDKRAIIAIILSMIVILIWQVVFMPPPKKKPVVEEKGFQGARVEEAEGARTGGEILEYSGGGEVRVQDVVVETPLYRAVFTTAGGRLKSWRLKKYMDSVETVVLWRRKPVRPPEPVEMVSMRSLKDLPLEVGVELGGRSIKQPVFDVNASSISLASGEDGSIVFLGKTGEGLEILKRYRFYGGQYRVDLDVEIINRGGTPVEPGVRLIWRGVVKGGGRYTFAGPSVLAGKSVDRLSVREIKKGKVFSGDVKWMAAENTSPPPGRPSEGNYFVSLIVPRERKGIEVSVHEIEAPGSQGVGFESTLTFQNREVEPGKDRRYGFLLYLGPKLPELLRDLDVEAEKVINFGKYLGGIEKVLLRILGWTHRVTGNYGVDIVILSILLKVIFWPLSRKSYRSMQEMQKIQPEMKMLQEKYKGDKQRLNQEMMALYKRRKVNPVGGCLPMLVQFPFLIALYKALPLFFNLRHAPFVLWIRDLAAADSFFVDELPLPLLGHTPVGPLPLLMGVSMVIQQRMTPTGGDPRQAKMMMIMPIMFIFIFLSFPSGLVLYWFVQNVLSIGEQYYTRKKGR
- the yidD gene encoding membrane protein insertion efficiency factor YidD; this encodes MVAKLLVGIIRVYQIFISPLFGPTCRFEPSCSSYAIGALRKFGVAKGLWLALKRLLKCHPFHPGGYDPI